In Glycine soja cultivar W05 chromosome 10, ASM419377v2, whole genome shotgun sequence, the genomic stretch CACGGGCTTCAAAATTATGCATATATTTCCTTGAGTTGttcatcatttaataaaatttgttttgattaGTTTAATTAAATGACTATGTATTTGTCTGAGCAGCAAAAATCTCTTAACGCAATTATGTATTTTCTATCATATatgaaagtgaaactaaagtCTCAATGCACATGCAGTGCAACCAATGCTAGAGACTCATGCACAGGAACAATGATGAGGATAGAGACTattgaaaagagaaagatgCCACCATCAAAGTATATTTAGGAAATCTGTCACTCTCGAGCAAAAAAATACAGAACAAGACAGTCAAAATTGTCAACATCAATTGATtctgagaaataaaaaacagtTTCTTTGGTAAAAAAATCATCAGTTATCCAAATTGAATATGACATACACATAATATAAAGAATGCTATTAATGTTAAAGGAaagcatataaaaatattaagggaTGTGATAAAGCACCAAATGCAGGAAACAAAGTTAGAATAGCAAAAATATGGCATGAAATGCATACTGATTATTAAGCTTGGAATAACTCAATTATTGCCAAATAGTTATGGCACAGATGACAGGCATGATTTGCAACCTCTCTATCATGCCCAATTATTTTCAAGGTTAGATAGGTAGCAGTTGTAACTGGAATGAGAATAACCTCAGAGATCCTAGCACTACTCCATCCAAGAAAAGTCATAAGTCTAGCCCCAGATTGCAACAATCAAATAGCTTTGTCATATGATGAACCACCaaagaaaacattaaatataatgtaATGGTAATACACAACAATGTGTCCAAACTCCGGTACATTATTCAAGAGGTCACCATAAATGGGAGGGGATGATCAAATATCCAAGGCATGTGAAAATTTTTATCATGACATCAGCATTGCTATTTGCTAGGCATTTAAAGCAGTAGCAATGGAAACAATATGGAGTAACATTGAACtaagtgaaaaaattaaaaagagatgAGTAATCAACAATTGTTCACTTTCTTTCACCCAAGTCAACATTATATGAACCATGGGGACAAAGATGCAATTTCTCAGTAAGCTTTTAGATGGTTCATGGTTTCAAGAGAGGGTATGGAAATACAATTGTTTGACTAGCTTACTGGCAAAAGTTCTAATGaatgaaaaatcatcttagaaatgttGAAACTCGCAACAAGCAACAGTAGCTAAATATAGaactaaatttttcaaaaaaaacaatACTAAGATAAATACAGAAAATTAAATTCCACACAATAAAGTTAGAGCACAGCTAAGCAATTACCTGTTCTGTGAACACCTCTTTCCCTTTTAGAATAGAATTCATTGCTGCAGATTGGTCATCAAATGCACTGTAGAAAACCTCGTAGAATCTATTCCTATAGTTACAGAGATGGTCAAGAAAACTGGTTGTTATCTTCTAGACAAGCAATTACATGAAATACTTGTGAAGATATTGCACAAGAGTAAGTACCGATCTTCCTCAAGAGTTTGTTGATCCATTTCATCGAATTTCCGAGTGAGGACTTCGGCCCCCACTGGTGAAAGCACATGCAGTACAAGAGCCTCTAAAGTTCTTGGGAAGTTATGCTGAAAATAGTAAACAATCTAACATGCttcaaaacatacatatatattcgCGCACACACAGCCTAAATGATCAAATCAAACAAGTAGCTAACACTATGGATAAAAACAAGATTAGTATATAATTCAAGTTGCAGAAGTAACAACAGCTCCAATATGATTGATAATTAGAAAAACTATGGAAAGCACAATATATAAAACTGAAAGTGTCCATAATGCCCCTATACTATTATGATAAACAAAATCTCAATCCAAACATGTTTGTCAACTAGAAAGGAAGGAATCCATTGATAtgaccaaataataataacacctTATGCCCACCATAACTTTGTCTAACCATAATGAAGCAACAGTTCAAAGTACCAAGTGCATAAAGAATATCAAACTTCTTTGACATTTCCAAGGTTGGTAGGTGAATAAAAAACTCACTGCCATAGCAAGAAAAACACATTGGAGAGTTTGTGGTTCAACGTCCCAGAGAATTTTAGCAAGTGGATCATCTTTCAAGTCAGAAGTCACTATTTTCTCATGTTTATCATTCCCAGCAAGCTCATAATCATTTATAGAAGTTGATAGTGATTGCCCATCCTGGGTGGAACTAACACTGTTGTGAACCAAAGACACAAGTTCATGAAGCACCTGGGCTGCAGCAGGTTCTAATTCTAGCAATGTGTTCCTCTCTTCaagatttttctcttttaaatccATCCCTTTCAACATCTGACCATAATTTTCATTGGCGTGATCTGAATATCAGATTATCAAGACCAGTTAAGACAGCCACTGGCAAACAGATAAgctggaaatttatttttcttgtaaggACACAATCATCAAACAAACTTCATCAGAGCCATCGTATAATTTACTTACCTGCTTGTCCATTATTAGGCAGCTTACATACACACATCCTAGTTTTCCCCATCCCCAACTTAAGCAGTAGTTGGTCCTGTcctatattgaaaaataaatgtcaCAAGTCCACTACAATAACTTTGAATTAATGAAGAGAAAGgcaaaaatcattaataacCAGATGATTTAACTTTATAATGAACATTGTCAGGTTAGAGAAAAACAGATAGCAATTCCCTTCTCCAAACTTGTGAACAAAATTAAGAGGTAAAATGACAGATGCTCATGAGATTTGTGATCACTACTCCAACAATTGTTACTCCTCAATCTTAGCTTTAAAATTTTTCCATAAATAGCAATTCAATGACAAATAACTATTTAATCATAGACCAGATAGAATGATAGGGACAgaatattattgattaataaggAAATTAACTTCTAGAACTCTTGCAATCAAGAAGCCTCAGAAATACCCAGAGCATAAGCTCCTACAGGAAGATAACCTACTCACTCCAACAGGAAAATAACTACTTATATCCTCCCCAGCCCCCACCACTATCCAAGTATGCTCCCTATAAACTGTTACTCACCAACCAATCCCTCTCCTCTCATTAGCTACATCACTAAGTCACTTCCATCCCACTcagcctttttctttcttctagaACATACTTTCTAAGTGGATGGCTTATATGGGCTCATACCCAAAACATGATCCACTTCACCATTGGGCAAAGGTCATATCAGGACCAATCTGAAAATTTTACGCCAGCAAGTGATTCTCTGCGTAGAAAAAGGCAGGCAAAGAATAACACTTCAAGAAGCAAGACATCTGAAGAATTTCGGAAAGGGGAACaatttacatatatacatatgtaGGTGTGGtcaaaagttaacaaaataGTAAAACTAAAGTATCAATTTTTAGCTTTACACATTCTCCAATCCCAAGTGCccaataaatgaaaaagaataaagaatgtaGGGTGTAGACTTTATTAGAATTTCTCCAGTAAATGGCATACAATTTAAGCAGGCACATACCATTTCTTTGTCAATCAATCTTCACATGCATCCATCCGATCAACAGGTGAATTATATTTGACAAGACATAATAACATTCAAAAGTCAGTATATCACATAAGCATTTATTCCGCAGCAAATTTTGAACAATAAACTACATCATCACCAATACCTCCTCAATATTCTGCGCAAATAATAAGCATCCATGTGTTCCAACATGCAAGACATCATGTTGGATCTCCACCAAAAGTTAATTGCAAtggtaaaatcatcactatcTACCTGATGGAACCTACagcaaaaaaacattaatgaaactAATGTATAAGTATCAGACAAACAGAATTTTTAACCGCATTTAGTATACGTTCAAGCTTTTCATCCTTCAGGAAAGATTTATACTCTCATGGCACAAGAACCTTTAGCCAAGTGTTTTATCCCAATGAATAAAATGATGGAAATCAGATCAGACAAGGTTACATCTTTTCAAACTGTGCACTTTCAAATGTAACCATTccaatcataaataataatgagCACAGTCCTGAAATTGAGGCAAATATGATGCAACACAAAGATATAGAAGAGAAATGAGTGAGTGGTTAGAAATTGTAGGTGAGTGAAGATTCATTTGGCCTGTAAGGCTGCATAAATGGATACAAGCAACTCACAAATGTGCATAGACACACAAATATAAATTGAAGACAAAACACATTACACACCTACATTAGTAATTTGACAAGCATGAAACAATTAACAGATTAATCACCTTCATCGAAAACCTCAAAATctcaaattaaatatgtataaattcttttttaggtGTATTCAGATGTTTGTTTTGACACTCTGATCAGCATTGGCAGCAAACATACAAAACTTAGTGTGAACAATGAAAGTTCCGGACAGACATCTATCATAGAGTGCCAAAAAATATTGGACAAGTTATACTATTGTCATGCAACACCCAAGTTTCACTGTCCAACCCAACCAGCCTGACACATTTTTCCCTAATTCAGCTGAGGAATAATCTACCCAGACACTGAAAGGCTAATCATCGAGATATTGTTGAATTTAAGACCTTACCAGCCTTCAGGAATGAAAAGTGCATCGCCTGCCTGAAGAACAGCCTTTTGCGCAAACTCCATTGAGCATTCTGCCCTTGGATAAATTGAGTAATCAGGATTTTCTAAAGTAACAGAACTGCCACATGAATTTTATCagggaaaaacaacaaaaagaacTGTTAGAATATAATGATGCATTAGTGAGTTGTGTATTATGGACCAGACATGTAAGAGTTGTATTAGTCTCATACAAGTACAAGTGTACAACAACCTATTTAACACAACAATGCAGACATAGGGAGCCTAACAATCACAGAGTGCATCACAGAAATTCTCTATCTGTGCTGTCTTTTCTCTCAATGTTGTTATTAAGAATACCTGTGATTAGAAGCCTCCCCATATATAGGCATTGGATAGAGTGAGGGACTAGCAGAAGGAGGCCACAAAACAACTGCAAAGAATTTGGCTAAGTTAGAGAACATTGTAAAGGGGATTGAAATGAGTGAAAGGACAAGGTTGGGAAGACTCTTTACAGTAAGTAATTGAAAAACCTGGAAACGATTTTCACCAAAATCATAAAAGAACACTTAGAAGGAGAAGCAAATAAAGTTCCAAAACTCTATTGGGAGCTATACATTATTTATTGTCACATTACTTTAGACATTAAAACATCAGCAAGCCATAACAATATACTGAAATTTCATATGTAATTGATCATATCCTGAATAGTAGCATCTCCATCACTTCAGAGGGAAAAATATAGTCACGCTGGGAGGTCATATGATAcattaagaagaagaagacataTACCTTGTTTGCAGCCAGAAACTATGCACAGAAGATTGTGGTGTGGATCATAGTGTGTACTTGATCTAGCTTGGGCATTGTTCATCCACAAGTTTATAGAAGATAATTCTTTTGACACCAAAATCGGAGGCTGCAGAAAACAAGAATCTTAAATCagaaatttatgaataaaaaatcctaTTGCAGAGAACAATTTACTATGCAGAGCTATAGACTACAAAACCAAGTAGCAGGGATAAATTCACTAACCGTCTGAATGTCTTCCCTCAGGGTTTCTAATTGAACATTTTCCTGACGATCACTGTTCATAATTGACACCTAAAAGTACATGTCaccaaaattcattttaaaaacattccGCCATTACACTATGAAATAAACAAGCAAATGAAATTTAGGGGCAGGACAAACATAAAGATGACAGTAACAATATTTtcaccaaaaataataaaaaaaaatactattttcattaaaaataacaattaaaaaaatcctttcATAAGCCAATTCACAAAGGTATCGATAATCTCATAGGTGTTGGATGTTCAACCTGTGCTAAATAAATTTGTTCAGGAGCATCTTCCAAGGCCAAATAAGCATGTTCTGTGTCATCATGAGTTTGTGAGGCAGGACACTGATCAAGGCCTTGTTGGTGCTTACTTTGCATCTGCATCCGCTTCTTACAAAAATCAAGGAAGGTAGAAAATGGAAGAGGAACCTGCAAggaaaggaaaacaaagattaattcaatttcatattcatataaaaaaaaaaaacatagagaaaccaaaataaataacaagaatAATACCCTTTGGTGGCCTCCAAGATCACCATAAAAAACGGGTGCAGATTGAGATACCATAGCCTCCACCGTGCAATAGCCCACACGTGCCTAGGTTTCAAACACATGGCAGCAAATGAAAATGTTCAACAACTAGTTAACTTATTTCAATCAAATATAAACAACGAAATGAACAaagcaaagaagagaaaatgagtCAAGTCAAGAGAAACCCGCAAGTAGTCGAGGCCACCGTTGGATGGATTCCATTGGGAGAAGGCATTCCAACTTTTGGTGCACCCGCGAAAAACCTTTtcggtttgaaaaaaaatcacaaattaataaattattaattatactaaataataaataaattgcatCTGCGTGATAAAGAGAAGGAGCAGAGAGTGTTGCTGTTTACATACAGCGGGAACGTTTGCAGGTTCAATCAGAGACTCGAAGTCTTTAACCGTTGGAAGCTCTTCATATCTTCGGATTCCAATGGACGACGATTCCATCTCTTTAAATTCaaaacctcttcttcttctaactTCTAAGGTTTAtttgtttcttagaatttaaacttTGAAGCAGATGGCTAGCTAGGATTGAATTGAATGTTCCACTTTTCAGATTCCAGAAAGTGAAAATCGAACTTGCTACTTGCTAGTGCTGATTGTGTGTCACCAATGACCGCGCCCAGTAGGTGCTATTTTTCTTTTCGGGGATGCTTTCAGAAGCCCGTGGGCTACTCTGGTCCGGGTTCGAAAGTTACGCTCCAAGGATATTCTTCCTGCACCGTTAACTTTTCTTCTACACCCAACATTAGTTGTGTAATTCCAATTTCGTCCTTCACTTAAAAGTTGACACACACCAACTACCGTGTACCCCCCACATTTTTGCCTCTTGTTGTCGTGCCTCTTCTCCTCCTTCATGCTTACTCCTTCGTGCTTCCTCCTCGTGTCTCTCCTCCTCCAGCAGGTTTGTTCTCCTCCTCTGTGAGTCTCGTCCTCTTCGTCGTCATGAGCAGCGTTGTGTTGCGACGgtgagtttttattttcaaacttcgTTTACTacaaacatgcaaaatgagAATCTGTATGACCTTTTTTTTACCATAATCGTTgtgataaatttcaaatttcataagACAGTCTTCGAACTCTTACTCAGAAGGACAATTCACAAGACTCTCTCATGCTTTCACAACATAATCCTATGCATTTTTTGACCCATAAGGATTTTACATTTTGTCTTCACATTTTTATCAATGTGAAAACCGACACAATAAGTTGGTTGTCTCAGGAAAaatagttttcactgcattcatcaatgttaaATCTCTATCGATAACAATAACTTCAAGAATTACATCATGTCTCAGAAAAATACCTCAAAATCGTTTTAGAGCCCAAACAACATTGTTTATATGTTCTCCTTCCAAATAGGCAAATGCAACTGAAAATGTCATCCCAGTAGGTATCACACCAACAATGTTAAGTAAAGACAACTTGtatctgtttgttttgtaggtactatctatgaaaaatgttaaattacaaACATTGGTTAATTTTACTACATCTGGACGACTCCAAAATATATCACGTACGACATCTTCATCCTTCAGTCTATACCAATAAATATACTGATCgcattcaagaagcttcattaattGTTACATTTCACTATTATTGTCTCTTATAGAAGAACAATATGcatatcttgcattgtatactTGTCTCATTGTTGTACAAATGTTgtcattgtgctccttcaaagCGAGAAGAATATTCTTTGGTTtgatcattgactttgtcatatcaccaataataatattttcattctcAGCCAATCGACTAACATATGGATATCAAACAAATGACTTTGCCAATGCATGATTATAAATCCCACATATTAACTTCACCATTCATCCACCTCCCAACACTAGTTTCGCTCgcagggacacccacattttcCAATGTTAGTCACTATTCGTACTAAATCCTTCTTgtatgctttatattttttactcctcttataaccaattaaaatatatgaggTCCTTCCTCTCTTTTTAGTATGTGTCTAACTTCATTATCACCACCATAAAATCAATATCATGCGCAACATAACGAGCTCAATGCAAAATGTCATCACGGgtagcaaacacctacaaaaggaataatacatgtttagtcttcaagggacattcatttacttactttaacaaGATATAAAATCACATTAATACTTGATAGGTATTGAAGGCATCAGAacaatcaatattttcaaacaCACTAGATTTTTTTCGGTTGTCTTCATTCATATTAACTTCTTCAAACATTATGTTGTCATATATTCACTTATCTTTGTTCAtcttaacaaaatattaaaaaaaaaaacaatgtcaaACTAACGACACCTAAAAACATCATAtataattctaattatttataaataaatatatttatttttaaaaattccatgttgaaatttattttaaaatcttctaCCCTAGATATGTATGCTGATATAtcaattaatatgttttttaatatatactatcacacaattttattgttttttgactgcatatactaatatattatattaaaattgataagcatatatatgaaaatttatatataaattttcatattttatacacTTGCATAAActatttaatgtaataatatttacacaaataattaaaaaatataactaaaattatacaaaaaacattaaaaataattttttaattttgtttaggttatacagattgtcaatccgtatgtttATTATGGATTTGCACAGATCCAACTTCAAGTTACAGATGAAAAAAACTTACCTCCTCCACCGTTGCACCAGAACGCCCACCATGATGACAACCACGAACTGCGAACCAACCACTGTGACAATGCACCTCGAGCAAATCAACCATAACAACAAAGGAGGAGCTcaaccaaaacaaaattaaaaatgatgtatgaagaaaaaaataatgaacaaaagAACAATAAGAAATAAACAAAGGTAAGGTtggaattttaataattatgttgggtgtaaaataatttgtgttGGTACAGGAAGAAAAACCTACGCTCCAATTGGCTAAGCACCTGCTTAACCCAATAACAAAGCCCAAGTTTGCTCATTATCTTATTCAGGGACACCTATTTCCACTACCAGTAGTGCTATTGGCACTACCAAATAGGATGAAATGTCTCTTTTTCCCACAAGTCCAAATTCCTACCCCCCTGACCTCTCCCCTTCCCCTATGACTTTCAACTCTCCTAACCCCATGAGCCAAGCAATGTCACCCTCCTCCAAGCACTGTCACATTGTGTCACCCTTCCCCAATCAAGATTTGCGCAAATCGTGTCACGCCACCCTTCTTAGTCTCGTCACATTGCCTTTCTCTGTCAAGATTCAACCAAATCACGTAATGTCACCTTTCCCcagtcaagattcatcacaacCTCAACCTTTGAGGCTCCACATGCGACTCCCTTACACCACCATGTCATTCGCGCAACCCTACCATCGCGGGAGCGATTCCCCTACACCATTATTTCTTGATTTTGttgatgtattttgaatttgtGTTATTGTTGTCAATAGATTTAGGATGGTAATCGGGTTTGGGATGGGTGGTTGTTGTTTTGGTTTTGGGATATTGagcaaacaacaaaaatacaattttgttgttgtatagTCTACCATTATTGAATCATGTTTCTGTTACACACATAGgggcaaaaaaatatatgaactatttttatttttttcactctcaATCAACGAAAAACATGACTTTGTTGTAAACTTGTTTAACAAAATTGTATTTCCACAAGAAGGGTATTTATGGAATAAATGAAAAAGCTACTGATGTGTGGGTAGTTTAAATAGCACTATTCATAGTGCCAATAGTAGCTCCCTCTTATTTTAATAGGCTGGCTAGTGGCTAGTGGCTAATGGCTTCATTTACCTAAACTTACATAGATAACTAGTATTTCCTGTTTACTTACTGCTAACAATCATCGTTCCAActtttaataactaattaatttgagtttttttttctattatttattcatCAATTAAGTatgaaaaaatactttattaaagTTCTTTTGTCAATGTATATCTCAAGCAATATTCTTCTGTTCCAACCTTTTCCCCAGAAAATCGAACACTTTTTAAAGTTGTTTGACCGCTCCAACTTGTCCGTTTGaaactatatttaattttgttactcACATGTCCATTTCCAGGCTTACGAAACTTATGTTCATCATATCTTGATGTATTCTACTAGGCAAGTTTATTCTAACTGCTAGTTCATTAAATCATTAATCTAGTTTAAGCTTAAAATGTCAACCAAACTTTATGAGTGAGTTCTCTATGTCAAATCCACCGGAGAGTTTGTGTTAAATATGTAGAAAAAGGagcttaattttaatatattatcaactacttataaattttttaaattattactataaaatttaataatttttatgattagataataatataaaaaatacactatcagtatattttaattgaagtaaGTTCATTTAAAATCCTTGTCgtttaatatttattgttacAGTTAATTGCTCATGTTatcgattattttttttatctcctgttatatttttatgaaaagcaCTTCTAATATGCTCACTTaaattttttggttaaaattttaagaagttGGTCGAGTGAAATCAAACAGAGTCTTTTTGACAAGTCACAACTTTAAATattcacttgttttttttagttaaaataaatttaagtacATATATAAACAATATTTGATTTCAAAGGTTTTCTAGAGGATCATCCTCTCTCCCCCTAATTTTCTTCTaaagaaagatatttttttgttagaaaacaAAGTATAAGAGATAAGAAACTGCGAAGTGTTAGATTGGTTGAGAATGTTCAAATATACTTATGTAGCCACTATTTTGCTCTACTTCAAcccatcatttaaaaaaaaaattatcaataaatgttaatcttaattattaatgagataatcaaaactttttctctctcttcctcctCTTTTACCACCCAACCAGTCTTATAGTTCATCTTTCCCAAgttgtataaattataatttatcttaaCCCAACATTTTGAATGCAATAACATTCTGACTTATATCCAAAACTAAAACAATTAGCCTTGAACAACGACTCATTAAAATGCTTTAGATTATGAAATACTCAATAATAGCTATAATGGAATCGATGACGAAGGTTTCATATTTGTGAGATAAGGCACGTGATCATTACACCGTGACCTGGTCGGAAATAAAATACTGGACTATAAAACCAAACAgcagacttcaaagttcaaacattgAACTTTCTTTCGTGCATGTTTGGGACGTTTACGAAGTCTTCCTCAAATTGTTTTCACTTTGCAATGACAATCTTCTCACACACAGAAACATCACAATCTATTTGCTATTTAGAATCATAAATTTGAGTAGTTCAAGAACTTTTCAAAAGTTTCATCTCGAAACAAATCAGCATCTTACATAAGTGCAATTCTATTCGGACAAGTTAACatatattatagtttttttctctttttttaacttCCCCTCTTGAACAAGTGGATGATATGTAgatgtcacatttttttttttatcagtaggAGAAAGCTTACAAAATGATCCACTTTAAAATCGAAACCTTACTGTTCAATTTTTCAATCGGTTATACAAATGTGAATTGAACCATTTAAAACTCAACATCAAGTactttgttttatatatgttaattgtAGATATTATTAAGTGAAGTTTTATGGAAGTGATCAACAAAGGCGTGCTTGATAAAATGCCATGAGaggttttatttgatttaaaatttaattccaaAAGTAGTTGTTATGTTTGAGTCGGAATTCTTCTCAAGTACATTGGCAGATGAGATGTAATTTCACTgcaaatttttttaaggaaggtaatttattgatttttttttctaacgttaaaatgaaatttaattaatcctaaaaaatgcataaatttCCCCACCTTGAGATggagaaaaattaaagttaaatataactttagttcttaaaaatatgtcaatttttatttgtttataatttttatatatactaaaaCATTAGGTTTATAGTCGATTATCAGAAGAAAACATGTTTCTTTAACAATTTTTcaggaaataaaatattataaccgagattaattttaaaagtagtattttaagaaattgaatttttaaactaaaatattataagcGCTTACCAACATatataaagtgtttttttttgttacaactaACATAAAGTAACAGcaagtaattatttatttttaaagcgTGACTAGTAAATTGATttgtcctttttatttttgctgaACATATgcttaataattaatatcaacGGGTCCATGGTGAAATCAAAATTCACGTTAACTCTTCAGTCTTCACTGTCATAgggaatcaaaattaaaataactatatTTTAAGATCTCCATGTGTTGCAAGTAAACCGTGTGACTCGTTCTTACCTAACTTTTAATTTTCCTAGTAActttaattcaaagaaaaatcaaaagaggtTGTTGAAATTGACAAAACccgttaattaattttctaattttaacttGCAACCATACGGACATGTATCTTAAGACTGTTACATTCTTTCTGTAGTTGCCTTACGTTAGGTCTCCAGTCAGCCTCTAACCAACCTCGGTTCTGTATTCTGTCTGTagttaaagttttttattttttatttcttaaatataagCTATGTCGAAAACTatagttcttaaaaaaaaaaacgaaaatcatagtgattaataatttatattgtgtttcctccttttattcctttttgGTTATTTGGTAGTTTTGGCTCCATCTTCATTGGGTTTATGGGTTTTCCTTCTGGTGTTTTAATTGTTTGGTTGCAATTTAAAATGAGATTGATGCATAAATATGTTAAATTCAAAATGATATAACAATAAATGGGGTCATAAAAAAGATCtatattaaaatgttaaaataaatataacatgtgAACTTGTCTATACATAA encodes the following:
- the LOC114372433 gene encoding uncharacterized protein LOC114372433; translated protein: MESSSIGIRRYEELPTVKDFESLIEPANVPAVFRGCTKSWNAFSQWNPSNGGLDYLRARVGYCTVEAMVSQSAPVFYGDLGGHQRVPLPFSTFLDFCKKRMQMQSKHQQGLDQCPASQTHDDTEHAYLALEDAPEQIYLAQVSIMNSDRQENVQLETLREDIQTPPILVSKELSSINLWMNNAQARSSTHYDPHHNLLCIVSGCKQVVLWPPSASPSLYPMPIYGEASNHSSVTLENPDYSIYPRAECSMEFAQKAVLQAGDALFIPEGWFHQVDSDDFTIAINFWWRSNMMSCMLEHMDAYYLRRILRRLIDKEMDQLLLKLGMGKTRMCVCKLPNNGQADHANENYGQMLKGMDLKEKNLEERNTLLELEPAAAQVLHELVSLVHNSVSSTQDGQSLSTSINDYELAGNDKHEKIVTSDLKDDPLAKILWDVEPQTLQCVFLAMAHNFPRTLEALVLHVLSPVGAEVLTRKFDEMDQQTLEEDRNRFYEVFYSAFDDQSAAMNSILKGKEVFTEQAFKNVLDKFVGVNLES